In a genomic window of uncultured Flavobacterium sp.:
- a CDS encoding OmpA family protein: MMIKKLLYSFLLFSIFFVANAQTVSIANADKKYDNYAYADAIKAYEKLVEKGVRDEKVFQRLGNSYYLIGELQEALKYYQELYILNENQEPEYLYKYAQCLKSEGNYTQSDEILEKLIQKAPLDKRGILFANNKNYLEDIKANSARFDIADAGVNSKDSDYGSTILDNKLVFTSARDTGSIVKKSFKWTNKAISTLYSAELNPDGSIGNLMLFHKENLRVNFNQSTPVFTKDGRTMYFTRNNSVDGKRKENEKKITFLKLYKATFIDGEWKEVQELPFNSDEYSVAHPALSVDEKTLYFASDMPGTLGSSDIFKVSIEADGTFGKPENLGSDINTEGRETFPFISDENELYFASDGRPGLGGLDIYVSKITKEGSFDEVQNIGEPINSKQDDFAFIINSKNRNGFFSSNRTGGHGLDDVYRFTENRRLICEQTISGTITDQETNETLSNVALILFDEAGKSAVEAKSDANGNYVFSNVKCGKKYFIKTSKEDYLFKEVSVTLKKATGSVSLPIALEKKPKPIVAIPVVIKATNSIKPVKVNISIGTDLGKLLKIPMNFFDLGKATIKKTSEPQLQKIVDMLKQYPSIKLDIRSHTDSRSSTESNQILSDKRAESTKNWLIQKGIDASRLTAKGYGETQLVNKCADGVKCTEQEHQQNRRSEFIIVSL; the protein is encoded by the coding sequence ATGATGATTAAAAAACTATTATATTCCTTTTTGTTGTTTAGCATTTTTTTCGTGGCAAATGCCCAAACTGTCAGTATAGCAAATGCAGATAAAAAATACGACAATTACGCTTACGCGGATGCAATAAAAGCCTACGAAAAGTTAGTTGAAAAAGGAGTTAGAGACGAAAAAGTATTTCAAAGATTAGGGAACTCCTATTATCTTATTGGAGAATTACAAGAAGCTTTAAAATACTATCAGGAATTATATATCCTTAATGAAAATCAGGAACCAGAATATTTGTATAAATATGCTCAATGCTTGAAATCAGAAGGAAATTATACACAATCAGATGAGATTTTGGAAAAACTTATCCAGAAAGCACCATTAGACAAAAGAGGTATTTTATTCGCAAATAATAAAAATTATTTAGAAGATATTAAAGCAAATTCAGCCCGATTTGATATTGCAGATGCTGGAGTTAATTCAAAAGATTCAGATTACGGAAGTACTATTTTAGATAATAAATTAGTATTTACATCGGCAAGAGATACCGGTTCAATAGTCAAAAAGAGTTTTAAATGGACTAATAAAGCAATTTCAACTTTATATTCTGCCGAATTAAATCCTGACGGAAGTATTGGAAATTTAATGTTGTTTCACAAAGAAAATTTAAGAGTAAATTTCAATCAATCGACTCCGGTTTTTACAAAAGACGGAAGAACAATGTACTTTACCAGAAATAATTCTGTAGATGGAAAAAGAAAAGAGAACGAAAAGAAAATTACATTCTTAAAACTTTACAAAGCAACTTTTATTGATGGCGAATGGAAAGAAGTTCAGGAACTTCCTTTTAATAGTGACGAATACAGCGTTGCACATCCGGCTTTAAGCGTCGATGAAAAAACATTGTATTTTGCATCAGATATGCCGGGAACACTTGGATCTTCGGATATTTTTAAAGTAAGTATAGAAGCTGATGGAACTTTTGGAAAACCTGAAAATTTAGGTTCGGATATCAATACAGAAGGAAGAGAAACTTTTCCTTTTATTTCGGATGAAAATGAACTTTATTTTGCCAGCGACGGAAGACCAGGTTTAGGCGGACTTGATATTTATGTTTCGAAAATAACCAAAGAAGGTTCTTTTGATGAAGTTCAGAATATTGGAGAACCAATTAATAGTAAACAAGACGATTTTGCTTTTATAATTAACAGTAAAAACAGAAACGGTTTTTTCTCTTCAAATAGAACAGGCGGTCACGGATTGGACGATGTTTATCGCTTTACAGAAAACCGCAGATTAATTTGCGAACAGACGATATCAGGAACAATTACAGATCAGGAAACAAATGAAACACTTTCGAATGTTGCTTTAATTTTGTTTGACGAAGCAGGTAAATCTGCCGTTGAAGCAAAATCTGATGCTAACGGGAATTATGTTTTTTCGAATGTAAAATGCGGAAAGAAATACTTTATCAAAACATCAAAAGAAGACTATTTGTTTAAAGAAGTTTCTGTGACACTGAAAAAAGCAACAGGTTCAGTTTCTCTGCCAATAGCTTTAGAAAAGAAACCAAAACCAATAGTAGCAATTCCGGTTGTAATAAAAGCAACGAATTCTATTAAACCAGTTAAAGTCAATATTAGTATTGGAACCGATTTAGGAAAATTATTAAAAATTCCGATGAACTTTTTTGATTTAGGAAAAGCCACAATCAAGAAAACATCTGAACCTCAATTGCAGAAAATTGTTGATATGCTAAAACAATATCCAAGCATAAAATTAGATATTCGTTCGCATACAGACAGCCGTTCATCGACTGAAAGTAATCAGATTTTATCAGACAAAAGAGCAGAATCGACGAAGAATTGGCTGATCCAAAAAGGAATCGACGCAAGTAGATTAACAGCAAAAGGATACGGAGAAACACAATTAGTAAATAAATGTGCCGATGGTGTAAAATGTACCGAACAAGAACATCAGCAAAACAGACGAAGCGAATTTATAATTGTTAGTCTGTAA
- a CDS encoding type IX secretion system membrane protein PorP/SprF has protein sequence MKKLALIFVFFSIVCNAQQDAQFTQYMYNTIAINPAYAGSRGALSVFGLYRTQWIGLDGAPETSTFSINTPLNNSNLGLGVSLVNDKIGPTNENTLSADLSYSIPTSEKFKLSFGLKATANLFNLDVTKLTYENQGDPQFQDLNNKFTPNIGAGVYWHSDQAYIGLSVPNFIQTNRYNDNDVAIFKDKINYYFMAGYVFNLDHLEYIKFKPALLTKMVEGAPLQVDVSGNFMFNDKFVVGLAYRWSASVSAMAGFQVSKGMYIGYGYDHETTNLRRYNSGSHEIFLRFEFFHNYSRLTSPRFF, from the coding sequence ATGAAAAAACTAGCTTTAATTTTTGTGTTTTTTTCCATTGTATGTAACGCACAACAAGACGCGCAGTTTACACAATATATGTACAATACCATTGCAATAAATCCCGCTTATGCAGGTTCGCGCGGAGCTTTGAGCGTTTTTGGTTTGTATCGTACACAATGGATTGGACTTGACGGAGCACCAGAAACAAGTACATTTTCAATCAATACACCTTTAAATAATAGTAATTTAGGATTGGGAGTTTCTTTGGTAAATGATAAAATTGGACCAACAAACGAAAATACATTGTCGGCAGATTTATCGTATAGTATTCCAACTTCAGAAAAATTTAAATTGTCTTTTGGATTAAAAGCTACAGCCAATCTTTTCAATTTGGATGTAACTAAATTAACTTATGAAAATCAAGGCGATCCACAATTTCAGGATTTAAATAATAAGTTTACACCAAATATTGGAGCCGGAGTTTATTGGCATTCAGATCAGGCTTATATTGGATTATCAGTACCAAATTTTATCCAAACCAACAGATATAATGATAACGATGTTGCTATTTTCAAAGACAAAATCAACTACTATTTTATGGCAGGTTACGTCTTTAATTTAGACCATTTAGAGTATATAAAATTCAAACCAGCCTTATTAACAAAAATGGTTGAAGGAGCGCCTTTGCAAGTAGATGTTTCAGGAAATTTTATGTTTAATGATAAATTTGTTGTAGGACTTGCTTATCGTTGGAGCGCTTCGGTAAGTGCGATGGCAGGTTTTCAGGTTTCAAAAGGAATGTATATAGGATACGGTTACGATCATGAAACCACCAACTTAAGAAGATACAATTCAGGATCACACGAGATTTTCCTTCGTTTTGAATTTTTCCATAATTACAGCAGACTTACATCACCAAGATTCTTTTAA
- a CDS encoding CBS domain-containing protein — MTVNQILNAKGKNVYSVLSTTTVYEALKVMGEKNIGAILVIDGTDLKGILSERDYARKIVLKDKSSKETFVHEIMESTVFSVNLSNNIEDCMELMSTKRIRHLPVLEDGIVVGIISISDVVKAIIEIQKDTINHLNSYISQ; from the coding sequence ATGACTGTAAATCAAATACTAAACGCAAAAGGGAAAAATGTTTATTCTGTACTTTCAACAACAACAGTTTATGAAGCTTTGAAAGTAATGGGCGAAAAAAACATAGGGGCAATTCTGGTTATTGATGGAACCGATTTAAAAGGAATATTGTCTGAAAGGGATTATGCCCGAAAAATTGTTTTGAAAGACAAGTCATCAAAAGAAACCTTTGTACATGAGATTATGGAAAGCACTGTTTTCTCAGTAAATCTTTCTAATAATATCGAAGATTGCATGGAGTTGATGAGTACGAAAAGGATTAGACATTTACCAGTTTTGGAAGATGGAATTGTGGTAGGAATAATTTCGATCAGTGACGTTGTAAAAGCGATTATAGAAATTCAAAAAGATACTATAAATCATTTAAATTCATATATTTCTCAGTAA